One window of Chryseobacterium indologenes genomic DNA carries:
- a CDS encoding DUF58 domain-containing protein, which yields MKNLYINTRFFFTLIGVGILYVLAFFFPVLMWVAHIALLICFLAAMVDFLLLFNQKNALQVQRILPEKLSNGDENFVKIDIKNNYSFTIDTKIIDEIPFQFQKRDFLIEKQITSGANTFFQYSLEPKERGEYHFGGLNIYASSPLGLISKRFIFQKDAVLPSYPSFIHLRKYELMAIQSEFLLGGIKKVRKLGHTMEFEQIKEYVPGDDIRTINWKATSKTNRLMVNQFQDEKSQRIFMLIDKGRTMKMPFNGLSLLDYSINATMALSHIILRKGDRAGMMTFSKKAENKIAADNKSGQLKKISEALYNIKTDFFESDFNRLYQDVKYSINQRSLILLFTNFETLDGLNRQLKYLRGIAKNHLLVVVFFKNSELQTIINKNPENMQEIYDEIIAEKFEFEKKLIIQELRKYGIYTVYTLPENLNIDVINKYLEIKARGIL from the coding sequence ATGAAAAACTTATACATCAATACACGTTTCTTTTTTACACTTATCGGAGTGGGGATTCTGTATGTCCTGGCATTTTTCTTTCCGGTGCTGATGTGGGTAGCCCATATTGCACTGTTGATCTGCTTCCTGGCTGCAATGGTAGATTTCCTGTTGCTTTTTAATCAAAAGAATGCATTACAGGTTCAGAGAATTTTGCCGGAAAAATTGTCCAATGGCGATGAGAATTTTGTGAAAATTGATATTAAAAATAATTACAGCTTTACAATAGATACTAAAATTATTGATGAAATCCCATTCCAGTTTCAGAAAAGAGATTTTCTGATTGAAAAACAGATTACTTCAGGAGCGAATACATTCTTTCAATATTCATTGGAACCTAAAGAAAGAGGAGAATATCACTTTGGAGGACTGAATATTTATGCATCTTCACCATTAGGTTTAATCTCAAAAAGATTTATTTTCCAGAAGGATGCTGTCTTGCCTTCCTATCCATCATTTATCCATCTCAGAAAATATGAACTGATGGCCATTCAAAGTGAATTTTTATTGGGTGGAATTAAAAAGGTCAGAAAACTGGGACATACTATGGAATTTGAGCAAATCAAAGAATATGTCCCTGGAGATGATATCAGAACGATCAACTGGAAAGCAACTTCCAAAACGAACCGTTTGATGGTAAACCAGTTTCAGGATGAAAAATCACAGCGTATTTTTATGCTGATTGATAAAGGAAGAACTATGAAAATGCCTTTCAATGGATTAAGTTTACTGGATTACTCCATCAATGCAACCATGGCGTTGTCTCATATTATTTTGAGAAAAGGAGACAGGGCAGGTATGATGACTTTTTCTAAAAAGGCTGAAAATAAAATTGCTGCTGATAATAAATCAGGACAACTGAAAAAAATCTCTGAAGCACTTTATAATATCAAAACAGATTTCTTTGAAAGTGATTTCAACCGTTTGTATCAGGATGTAAAATATTCCATCAATCAAAGAAGTTTAATTCTGCTTTTCACGAACTTTGAAACACTGGATGGATTGAACAGACAGTTGAAATATCTTCGAGGTATTGCTAAAAACCATTTGTTGGTTGTTGTATTTTTCAAAAATTCAGAACTGCAGACAATCATTAACAAAAATCCTGAAAATATGCAGGAAATCTATGATGAGATCATCGCTGAGAAATTTGAGTTTGAAAAGAAACTGATTATTCAGGAACTTCGCAAATATGGAATTTATACAGTATATACTCTTCCGGAAAATTTGAATATCGATGTTATCAATAAATATCTGGAGATAAAAGCGCGAGGAATTTTATAA
- a CDS encoding OsmC family protein codes for MKITLNRINDDFLFECTNAQGNSILLDNTSQPGAKGVSPMESVLMAVAGCSGIDVVSILKKQRQNITGFQAEVEGERVQVDDAKPFKSINVKFFLEGEIDPKKAQKAAELSFEKYCSVSKTLEPNVEIGYEVYVNGEKI; via the coding sequence ATGAAAATTACACTTAACAGAATAAACGACGATTTTTTATTTGAATGTACCAATGCGCAGGGGAATTCTATTCTTTTGGATAATACTTCCCAGCCGGGTGCCAAAGGAGTTTCTCCAATGGAAAGTGTGTTGATGGCTGTAGCAGGCTGCAGCGGAATTGATGTGGTTTCTATTTTAAAGAAGCAGCGTCAGAATATTACAGGCTTTCAGGCAGAGGTAGAGGGAGAAAGAGTACAGGTAGATGATGCAAAACCATTTAAATCTATTAACGTTAAGTTCTTTTTAGAAGGAGAAATTGATCCTAAAAAAGCACAGAAAGCAGCAGAGCTTTCTTTTGAAAAATACTGTTCCGTATCCAAAACCTTAGAACCGAATGTAGAAATCGGATATGAAGTCTATGTGAACGGAGAAAAAATTTGA
- a CDS encoding MGH1-like glycoside hydrolase domain-containing protein, producing MSAEKERLQDTKWKNWGPYVSNRQWGNVREDYSSNGNAWDFTNHNNAESYAYRWGEEGIAGISDVKQLFCFAFSFWNRKDKMVKERFFGLSNPQGNHGEDIKEIFYYLDNTPTHSYMKMVYKYPINEFPYDELLAENGRRSKKEPEYEIFDTGIFYNDEYFDIFIEYCKADHNDILARVTVCNRSQHDAPIVVAPTAWFRNNWKWGYNTYKAELNASHDGSINIGHDSISIKKVYSRNTNAQSVFCDNETNTSKLYGTPKTENTYFKDGINDFIIHQGDTVNPEKRGTKASFLIDEIVGAGESKIFEFRLSPEENDDPFENFDEIFNTRQAEAEEFYQEIQNDTVNEDERNVQRQAFAGLLWNKQFYHYNIGKWLKGDPNFEAPRNFSEYVRNTEWNHLHNKDIISMPDKWEYPWYATWDLAFHCVPFSIIDAEFAKGQLLLLTKEWYMHPNGQLPAYEWNMSDVNPPVHAWSCFRVFKIDEKNNGKPDLLFLEKVFQKLLLNFTWWVNRKDKNGKNIFGGGFLGLDNIGAFDRNMELKDGQHLEQADGTSWMAMYALNMMRIAMELAQYYQVYEDMAIKFFEHYLYIAEAMENLGEGTKGLWNEEDGFFYDVLQLGNGDSVSLRLRSIVGLIPMFAVEIVDHRLLEKMPNFRSRMEWILKNKPELTKLVSHWDEEGHGRKHLMSILRKNRLTKVLTRMLDENEFLSSYGIRAMSKVYEENPFVFSVHGNQNMVYYTPAESDSRMFGGNSNWRGPIWFPINFLIVESLQRFHYYYGNSLKVELPTGSGDKRNLDEVAQNISKRLCSLFLKDEHGQRAFNGGNPKFNYDEHFRDYITFFEYFHGDNGRGVGASHQTGWTATVAKLIKPRLTF from the coding sequence ATGAGCGCCGAAAAAGAAAGATTACAAGATACCAAATGGAAAAACTGGGGCCCGTATGTAAGTAACCGGCAGTGGGGAAATGTACGTGAGGATTACAGCTCAAACGGGAATGCCTGGGATTTTACCAATCATAATAACGCTGAAAGTTATGCGTACCGCTGGGGTGAGGAAGGCATCGCCGGAATTTCTGATGTAAAACAGTTATTCTGTTTTGCTTTTTCATTTTGGAACAGAAAAGATAAAATGGTAAAAGAACGGTTCTTCGGATTGAGTAACCCTCAGGGAAATCATGGTGAAGACATCAAAGAAATCTTTTATTATCTGGATAATACACCCACTCACAGCTATATGAAAATGGTGTATAAATACCCGATCAACGAGTTTCCTTATGATGAACTTCTTGCTGAAAATGGAAGACGCAGTAAAAAGGAACCGGAATATGAGATTTTCGATACCGGAATTTTTTATAATGATGAATATTTTGATATTTTCATTGAATACTGTAAAGCTGATCACAATGATATACTGGCCAGAGTAACCGTCTGCAACCGAAGCCAGCATGATGCACCTATTGTCGTAGCACCTACTGCATGGTTCAGAAATAATTGGAAATGGGGGTATAACACTTATAAGGCAGAGCTGAATGCTTCTCATGACGGAAGTATCAATATAGGACACGACAGCATTTCGATCAAAAAAGTCTATTCGCGAAACACAAATGCACAAAGTGTATTCTGTGATAACGAGACAAATACCTCTAAGCTTTACGGAACTCCTAAAACAGAGAATACTTATTTCAAAGATGGCATCAATGATTTTATTATTCATCAGGGAGATACTGTAAACCCTGAAAAAAGAGGAACAAAAGCATCTTTTCTGATTGATGAAATAGTGGGTGCAGGAGAATCTAAAATTTTTGAATTCAGATTAAGTCCTGAGGAAAATGATGACCCTTTTGAAAACTTTGATGAAATTTTTAATACCCGACAGGCTGAAGCGGAAGAGTTTTATCAGGAAATTCAGAATGATACGGTAAATGAAGATGAGAGAAATGTTCAGCGACAGGCTTTTGCAGGACTTCTTTGGAATAAGCAGTTCTATCACTACAATATCGGAAAATGGCTGAAAGGTGATCCGAACTTTGAAGCGCCGAGAAATTTCAGTGAATACGTAAGAAATACGGAATGGAATCATCTTCACAATAAGGATATTATTTCTATGCCTGATAAATGGGAGTATCCATGGTATGCTACCTGGGATCTGGCATTCCACTGTGTTCCTTTTTCTATTATTGATGCAGAATTTGCCAAAGGACAGCTTTTATTGCTTACGAAAGAATGGTATATGCATCCCAACGGACAGCTTCCTGCCTATGAATGGAATATGAGTGATGTAAATCCACCAGTACATGCATGGTCCTGCTTCCGTGTTTTTAAAATTGATGAAAAGAATAATGGGAAGCCGGATTTATTATTTTTAGAAAAAGTATTTCAAAAGTTACTGCTGAATTTTACTTGGTGGGTGAACAGAAAGGATAAAAACGGAAAAAATATTTTTGGAGGAGGCTTTCTTGGTCTCGATAATATTGGTGCTTTTGACCGGAATATGGAATTAAAGGACGGTCAGCATCTTGAGCAGGCAGACGGAACAAGCTGGATGGCAATGTATGCACTGAATATGATGCGTATTGCAATGGAGCTAGCCCAGTATTATCAGGTGTACGAAGATATGGCGATCAAATTTTTTGAACATTATCTTTATATCGCTGAAGCTATGGAAAACCTGGGTGAAGGAACGAAAGGACTCTGGAACGAGGAAGACGGTTTCTTCTATGATGTATTGCAGCTTGGCAACGGAGACAGTGTTTCTTTAAGATTAAGAAGTATTGTAGGTCTAATTCCGATGTTTGCTGTTGAGATCGTAGACCATCGTTTACTGGAAAAGATGCCAAATTTCAGAAGCAGAATGGAATGGATCTTAAAAAATAAACCAGAGCTCACCAAACTTGTTTCTCACTGGGACGAGGAAGGACACGGCAGAAAACACCTGATGAGTATCCTCCGTAAAAACAGACTGACAAAGGTTTTGACCAGAATGCTTGATGAAAATGAGTTCCTGAGTTCTTATGGAATCCGGGCTATGTCTAAGGTATATGAAGAGAATCCTTTTGTATTTTCTGTACATGGGAATCAGAATATGGTCTATTACACTCCTGCAGAGAGTGACAGCCGAATGTTTGGCGGAAACAGCAACTGGCGCGGACCGATATGGTTTCCTATCAACTTCCTGATTGTGGAAAGCCTGCAGCGCTTCCATTATTATTATGGAAATAGCCTGAAAGTAGAACTTCCAACGGGAAGCGGTGATAAAAGAAACCTTGATGAAGTAGCTCAAAACATCAGCAAAAGACTTTGTTCTCTATTTTTAAAGGATGAACATGGGCAACGAGCTTTCAACGGAGGAAATCCTAAATTCAATTATGATGAACACTTCAGAGATTACATCACCTTTTTTGAATATTTCCATGGAGATAATGGCCGTGGTGTAGGAGCTTCCCATCAGACGGGATGGACTGCCACTGTAGCGAAACTGATAAAACCAAGACTTACCTTTTAA
- a CDS encoding alpha/beta fold hydrolase: MKTELNYINLSYQTNSQKEYHIPLSYQLFGKDLFTAPIILINHALTGNSEVSGEKGWWKQLVGENQIVDTDQYTVLCFNIPGNGYDDFLIEDYEDFTPSDIAAIFLKGLEALHIKNLYAIIGGSLGGGIAWEMLAKQPDLAEIFIPIACDYRTHDWLHAQCLVQKFLLNDKDEPLQKARIHAMLCYRTPQSLNDRFQNQYNQEKQRLESEDWLVYHGNALNERFSLKAYKLMNHLLMNINADETALENIQARMHMISVDTDLFFPASEIRMCFENLKEKNKNVSYHEIQSIHGHDAFLMEYQQLNNIIKNILQK; encoded by the coding sequence TTGAAAACAGAACTAAACTATATTAATCTTTCGTATCAAACCAATTCCCAAAAGGAATACCATATCCCGTTAAGCTATCAGCTTTTTGGGAAAGATCTGTTTACAGCACCCATCATTTTAATCAATCATGCACTTACCGGAAACTCAGAGGTATCCGGAGAAAAAGGCTGGTGGAAACAGTTGGTGGGAGAAAATCAGATTGTTGATACTGATCAATACACTGTTCTGTGTTTCAATATACCCGGAAACGGCTATGACGATTTTTTAATTGAAGACTATGAAGATTTTACCCCTTCAGATATCGCAGCGATATTTTTGAAAGGGCTTGAAGCTTTACATATCAAAAACCTATATGCCATTATTGGAGGCTCTCTGGGAGGAGGAATTGCCTGGGAAATGCTTGCCAAGCAGCCGGATCTCGCAGAAATATTTATTCCTATAGCCTGTGATTACAGGACACACGACTGGCTTCATGCACAATGTCTGGTTCAGAAATTTTTATTGAATGATAAAGACGAACCGCTACAGAAAGCAAGAATTCATGCTATGTTGTGTTACAGAACGCCACAGTCGCTCAATGACAGATTTCAAAACCAATATAACCAGGAAAAACAACGTCTGGAATCAGAAGACTGGTTGGTTTATCATGGTAATGCGCTAAACGAAAGGTTTAGTTTAAAAGCATACAAACTGATGAATCATCTCTTGATGAATATAAATGCTGATGAAACAGCACTAGAGAACATACAGGCACGAATGCACATGATCTCCGTAGATACAGACTTATTCTTCCCGGCTTCTGAAATCCGAATGTGTTTTGAAAACTTAAAAGAGAAAAATAAGAATGTTTCTTATCACGAGATCCAATCTATACACGGGCATGATGCCTTCCTAATGGAATATCAACAATTAAATAATATCATTAAAAACATTTTACAGAAGTAA